The sequence ATCCGGCGGAAACCAAGCGCGGCCAGCCCTAAACCTAAGATCGCCAGGCTCGATGGCTCAGGAACTGACGTCGGACTCAGAAAAGCACCAGAGCCAGATGTAAAGGTTGCTCCGCCCAGATCGGTAAAGCTGAAGGTGCTGGTATTGAGAAAGTCTGTATAGGCGTTGTCACCAGAGGCATAGGCGTTGGCGAGAATTGCAACACCATAGGTTCTGCCTTGCTCAGCGACAAAAGAACCGCTTAATACCTCATCAAAAGAGTACAGACCATAATCACCGTCCTGAGCACTTTGATAAAATCCGGTATAGCTGATTTCATTGGCACTCTCTACCGGATCTGTATCGTCAAAAATGCCAAAGAATGATTCGGTTTCCAGCCAGCTCTGCATGCCGGTAATGTCGTAAATTCTGACATAAGACTGAAAGTAAGCTGAATCGAAGATTGAATCTGTATAAAAACTGCCATCAACACCGAAGTTGTAGCTGATAGTAGTCGGTGTCAGTAAACCGGAAAACTCAATAGTATCGAAAATGGTTACCAGTGCCTGCCCGGAGCCACCTTTAGAATACGAACTGGCGCCCACAACACCAGTTGACGTGTCAGCTCTGAGAGCAAGGCTTGTGGATGAATCTTCATAACTCTGTGTATAGGCTGAATTGGCCGTATCGGTTTCCAGTAAATGACTGCCTGATGTATCAGCGAGGATAACTGTTTCAATGGCTGATCTTTGCGTTATTACGCCAGCATGCGCTGAAGAACTAAAACCTGCTAACGCCAATAACCCCAAAGTCACCGGAACAGTATATTTTGACAACATAATTTTTCCTTATTATTCACTATTAAAATGGTATATATCGTTAAAAAACGATTAATTTAAGCAAGTCCCGGGCCTATATTTTAATTATTTGATTTTAATGTGTTTTTTTTCTCTTTTGTATGACACTTTTACTACGATTTGAGCAATCTGTTAAGTATACTGACAGCGTCAGCAGTACAGGGCATGATTAAGGTGGTTTTTGTGATCTAAATTCTACTGAATCAACAATACAAATGGTCTGTCTTTTTAATAACTTTGTACTGCAGATCTTTTAAGTCTTCATAGACTTGGCTCTGCCATATAAGAAAACAGGAGATTAAATAAAGATGAAAATACTGATGGTGCTGACCTCACACAACAAGCTGGGGGATACCGGCGAGAAAACCGGGTTCTGGCTGGAGGAATTTGCCAGCCCTTATTATGTGTTTAAGGATGCTGGTGCCGAGGTGGTGCTGGCTTCACCTAAAGGCGGTCAGCCGCCCCTTGACCCAAACAGCGAAGGTGAAGATTTTCAGACCGAAGACACTCGCCGTTTTGACCAGGATAAACAGGCGCAACAGCAGCTTGCCAACACACAAAAGCTCAGTGAAATAAATCCTGAAGAGTTTGACGGGGTCTTTTACCCCGGCGGTCACGGGCCTTTATGGGATCTGACCCACAATCAACATTCTGTTGACCTTATTGCTCAGACCCTGCTCACCAATAAGCCGTTGGCAGCGGTGTGCCATGCTCCTGCCGTGCTTACTGAAGTC comes from Lacimicrobium alkaliphilum and encodes:
- a CDS encoding type 1 glutamine amidotransferase domain-containing protein; this encodes MKILMVLTSHNKLGDTGEKTGFWLEEFASPYYVFKDAGAEVVLASPKGGQPPLDPNSEGEDFQTEDTRRFDQDKQAQQQLANTQKLSEINPEEFDGVFYPGGHGPLWDLTHNQHSVDLIAQTLLTNKPLAAVCHAPAVLTEVRTNQGVSLIKGKSVTGFSNSEEAAVNLTEVVPFLLEDKLKALGGSYKKADDWASFVQVDGRLITGQNPASSADTARALLKQLQ
- a CDS encoding PEP-CTERM sorting domain-containing protein, which encodes MLSKYTVPVTLGLLALAGFSSSAHAGVITQRSAIETVILADTSGSHLLETDTANSAYTQSYEDSSTSLALRADTSTGVVGASSYSKGGSGQALVTIFDTIEFSGLLTPTTISYNFGVDGSFYTDSIFDSAYFQSYVRIYDITGMQSWLETESFFGIFDDTDPVESANEISYTGFYQSAQDGDYGLYSFDEVLSGSFVAEQGRTYGVAILANAYASGDNAYTDFLNTSTFSFTDLGGATFTSGSGAFLSPTSVPEPSSLAILGLGLAALGFRRIKQS